The Metabacillus litoralis genome contains a region encoding:
- the hfq gene encoding RNA chaperone Hfq: MKQSINIQDQFLNQLRKDGTFVTVFLLNGFQLRGLVKGFDNFTVLLETEGKQQLIYKHAISTFSPQKNIQIELEQ, translated from the coding sequence ATGAAGCAATCAATCAATATTCAAGATCAATTTCTTAATCAACTTCGTAAGGATGGAACGTTTGTAACTGTTTTCTTACTAAATGGATTCCAATTAAGAGGCCTTGTTAAGGGCTTTGATAACTTTACAGTATTGTTAGAAACAGAGGGTAAGCAACAGCTTATATACAAACATGCTATCTCAACATTTTCACCACAAAAAAACATACAAATAGAGCTAGAGCAATAA
- the spoVK gene encoding stage V sporulation protein K encodes MERDQAFTYKTNGQINIILNNQSKEKVEVSSSSYDLKIPKAEVKHAILKEIEEEMSSLVGMNEMKRMIKEIYAWIFINKKREEQGLKVGKQALHMMFKGNPGTGKTTVARLVGKLFFQMNVLSKGHLIEAERADLVGEYIGHTAQKTRDLIKKALGGILFIDEAYSLARGGEKDFGKEAIDTLVKHMEDKQHDFVLILAGYPREMDNFLSLNPGLLSRFPLVVDFPDYSVDDLMDISELMMTEREYRFHQDAEIKLKEHLMAVKTETHPSKFSNGRYVRNIIEKSIRSQAMRLLLTDRYNREDLLTIKSQDLVLNEHKSI; translated from the coding sequence TTGGAACGTGATCAAGCATTCACATATAAAACAAATGGACAAATAAATATAATCCTAAACAATCAATCTAAAGAAAAAGTAGAAGTCAGCTCCTCTTCATATGATTTGAAAATTCCTAAGGCAGAAGTGAAGCATGCGATTTTAAAGGAAATTGAAGAAGAAATGAGCTCGCTTGTCGGGATGAATGAAATGAAGAGAATGATAAAAGAAATTTACGCTTGGATTTTTATAAATAAAAAGCGTGAAGAACAGGGGTTAAAAGTAGGAAAGCAAGCACTGCACATGATGTTTAAGGGAAATCCTGGTACAGGAAAAACAACGGTAGCAAGATTAGTTGGAAAGCTTTTTTTCCAAATGAATGTTTTATCGAAAGGTCATCTTATAGAAGCAGAAAGGGCAGATCTCGTTGGAGAATATATCGGGCATACTGCACAAAAAACTCGAGATTTAATTAAGAAAGCCCTTGGTGGAATATTATTTATAGATGAAGCCTATTCTCTCGCAAGAGGAGGGGAAAAAGATTTTGGTAAGGAAGCAATTGATACATTGGTCAAACATATGGAAGATAAACAGCATGATTTTGTATTGATATTAGCGGGATACCCACGTGAAATGGATAACTTTTTGTCTTTGAACCCAGGACTTTTATCAAGGTTTCCACTTGTTGTAGATTTTCCGGATTATTCTGTGGACGACTTAATGGATATTTCGGAACTTATGATGACAGAACGAGAGTATAGATTTCACCAAGATGCAGAAATCAAACTCAAAGAACATCTAATGGCTGTTAAAACAGAAACACATCCATCAAAGTTTAGTAATGGTCGCTATGTTCGAAACATTATTGAAAAGTCTATCCGTTCACAAGCGATGAGGTTATTATTAACGGACAGATATAATCGTGAAGATCTTTTAACAATAAAAAGCCAAGATTTGGTATTAAATGAGCATAAAAGTATTTGA
- a CDS encoding trimeric intracellular cation channel family protein yields MTWDVLSIIGTIAFAISGAIVAMEEEYDILGVYILGIVTAFGGGAIRNLLIGVPVSALWEQGVLFQVALFAMTIVFLFPNRLLQHWEKWGNFTDAIGLSAFAIQGALYAVNMNHPISAVIVAAVLTGSGGGIVRDILAGRKPLVLRAEIYAFWAIIAGFLIGFKLVNDPFELYILFGLIVLLRVLSYTYKWRLPNRSFKPSSNNETISG; encoded by the coding sequence TTGACTTGGGACGTTTTAAGTATTATTGGAACAATTGCTTTTGCGATTAGTGGTGCAATTGTAGCAATGGAAGAAGAGTATGATATATTAGGAGTATATATTTTAGGTATTGTCACGGCATTTGGCGGTGGTGCAATTCGAAATTTACTTATAGGTGTCCCAGTCAGTGCGTTATGGGAACAAGGAGTGCTTTTTCAGGTAGCCCTTTTTGCTATGACGATTGTTTTTTTATTTCCTAATCGATTATTACAACATTGGGAAAAATGGGGGAATTTTACTGATGCAATCGGTCTTTCCGCATTTGCCATACAAGGTGCTTTATATGCTGTTAACATGAATCACCCTATTAGTGCAGTAATCGTTGCAGCAGTATTAACTGGTAGTGGCGGAGGAATTGTCCGAGACATCCTTGCAGGACGTAAGCCACTAGTACTTCGTGCAGAAATTTATGCCTTTTGGGCAATTATTGCAGGATTTTTAATTGGCTTTAAGCTTGTTAACGACCCTTTCGAACTTTATATCCTATTTGGATTAATCGTCTTACTTAGAGTTCTGTCCTATACATATAAGTGGCGTTTACCAAATCGAAGTTTCAAACCATCATCAAACAATGAAACAATCTCAGGATAA
- the hflX gene encoding GTPase HflX, protein MDVLKEKVILVGCQLQTILDEHFHYSMEELASLTKTANGEVLSQMTQKRERPHPATYIGKGKVDELLSLVEEFSPDIVVFNDELSPSQLRNLSSIVDVRIIDRTQLILDIFAQRAKSKEGKLQVELAQLQYLLPRLTGQGIALSRQGGGIGTRGPGETQLETDRRHIRNRINEIKQQLSTVVRHRSRYRERRKKNQAFQIALVGYTNAGKSTIFNRLTTAGTFEEDLLFATLDPMTRKVLLPSTYQALITDTVGFIQDLPTTLVAAFRSTLEEVKEADLILHVVDSSNEDYANHEKTVYKLLEQLDVTDIPILTVYNKKDQTPGSFVPSPTEDYLTITAFSEEDLKMLMNKVENIAKKEMKHYSIHLPANEGRLISQLKTESLIEHLEFIEEKEVYEIEGFVLPTHAINGQLDRYNGEGNKHV, encoded by the coding sequence TTGGATGTACTTAAAGAAAAGGTAATATTAGTTGGTTGTCAGCTTCAAACAATACTTGACGAACATTTTCATTACTCAATGGAGGAGTTAGCTTCATTAACGAAAACAGCTAATGGAGAAGTACTTAGCCAAATGACACAGAAAAGGGAGAGGCCACATCCCGCTACATACATAGGAAAAGGAAAAGTAGATGAATTATTGAGTTTAGTTGAGGAATTTAGTCCAGATATTGTCGTTTTTAATGATGAATTATCACCAAGTCAATTAAGAAATTTATCATCAATAGTAGATGTGCGAATTATAGATCGTACTCAACTGATTTTAGATATATTTGCACAACGTGCTAAATCAAAAGAAGGTAAGCTTCAGGTAGAGCTTGCACAACTACAATACCTGCTCCCGAGATTAACTGGACAAGGTATTGCTTTATCACGTCAAGGAGGAGGTATTGGTACAAGAGGTCCAGGGGAAACTCAACTAGAAACTGATCGTCGTCACATTCGAAATCGTATTAATGAAATAAAACAGCAGTTATCAACTGTTGTTAGACACAGAAGCAGATATCGTGAACGTCGTAAGAAAAACCAAGCTTTTCAAATTGCTTTGGTAGGGTATACAAATGCAGGGAAATCAACGATATTTAATCGATTAACAACAGCAGGAACGTTTGAAGAAGACTTATTATTTGCAACATTAGATCCTATGACAAGAAAAGTATTATTACCATCAACATATCAAGCACTGATCACAGATACTGTAGGTTTTATTCAGGATTTACCGACAACTCTTGTGGCAGCGTTCCGATCTACACTTGAAGAAGTAAAAGAAGCAGATCTTATTCTTCATGTTGTTGACAGCTCGAATGAAGACTACGCCAATCATGAGAAGACTGTATATAAGCTTCTTGAACAATTGGATGTAACCGATATACCGATTTTGACCGTTTATAATAAAAAGGATCAGACTCCGGGATCATTTGTACCATCCCCGACGGAGGATTATCTAACAATTACTGCTTTTTCTGAAGAAGATTTAAAAATGTTGATGAATAAGGTGGAGAATATTGCAAAAAAAGAAATGAAACATTACTCCATCCACCTACCAGCAAATGAAGGTAGGTTAATTTCGCAATTGAAAACTGAATCTCTAATTGAACACTTAGAATTTATAGAAGAGAAAGAAGTGTATGAAATCGAAGGGTTTGTTCTCCCAACACATGCGATAAATGGACAACTAGATAGGTATAACGGAGAGGGTAATAAACATGTTTGA
- a CDS encoding methionine gamma-lyase family protein translates to MFELLKNGAAIAPIVEKAEQKIDKVHDQIDFISEVNQFKVLKSFQKHRISDSHFIPSTGYGYDDIGRDTLEEVYADVFGGEAGLVRPQIISGTHAISIALFGVLRPGDELLYITGKPYDTLEEIVGIRGSGIGSLKEFNIDYNTVDLKEDGTVNFEGVKNAISPKTKMIGIQRSKGYATRPSFTISDIKQMINFVKSLKEDIVIFVDNCYGEFVEELEPCHVGADLIAGSLIKNPGGGLAKTGGYLVGKKELIEACSYRMTSPGIGAEAGASLYSLQEMYQGFFLAPHVVGQALKGAVFTSAFLEEIGLKTSPSWNSIRTDLIQSVQFEDPKLMVAFCQAIQYSSPINSHVTPYPNYMPGYEDDVIMAAGTFVQGASIELSADGPLREPYVAYVQGGLTYTHVKIAVCSAVDSLIEQKLISIDR, encoded by the coding sequence ATGTTTGAGTTATTAAAAAATGGGGCAGCTATTGCCCCAATTGTTGAAAAGGCTGAACAAAAAATAGATAAGGTTCACGACCAAATTGATTTTATCAGTGAGGTAAACCAATTTAAGGTGCTAAAAAGCTTTCAAAAGCATCGAATTAGTGACTCTCACTTTATTCCATCAACAGGTTATGGATATGATGATATTGGCAGAGACACCTTAGAAGAAGTGTATGCAGATGTGTTTGGAGGGGAAGCTGGCTTAGTAAGACCACAAATTATCTCCGGAACGCACGCTATTTCGATTGCTCTTTTCGGTGTTTTAAGACCAGGCGATGAACTACTATATATAACTGGAAAACCATATGATACACTTGAAGAAATAGTAGGTATCAGAGGTAGCGGTATTGGCTCACTTAAGGAATTTAATATAGATTACAATACTGTGGATCTTAAAGAAGATGGTACTGTAAATTTTGAAGGTGTAAAAAACGCTATTTCCCCTAAAACTAAAATGATTGGTATTCAACGTTCTAAAGGATATGCAACAAGGCCTTCATTTACAATATCAGATATTAAACAAATGATAAATTTTGTTAAATCACTTAAAGAAGATATTGTCATTTTCGTTGATAACTGCTATGGTGAATTTGTGGAAGAATTGGAGCCATGTCATGTTGGAGCTGATCTAATTGCAGGATCATTAATTAAAAATCCTGGCGGTGGACTTGCAAAAACAGGAGGCTATTTAGTTGGCAAAAAAGAACTTATAGAGGCTTGCTCGTACAGAATGACTTCACCTGGTATTGGAGCAGAGGCTGGTGCTTCACTATACAGCCTTCAGGAAATGTATCAAGGGTTCTTTTTGGCACCGCATGTTGTGGGACAAGCGTTAAAAGGTGCAGTATTTACTTCAGCTTTTTTAGAAGAAATTGGTTTGAAAACGAGTCCTTCGTGGAACAGTATAAGAACTGATTTGATTCAATCTGTACAATTTGAAGACCCAAAACTGATGGTTGCTTTTTGCCAAGCAATTCAGTATTCTTCACCAATAAACTCCCATGTTACACCATATCCTAACTATATGCCTGGATATGAAGATGATGTCATTATGGCAGCAGGTACTTTTGTTCAAGGAGCTAGCATCGAACTTTCCGCAGATGGGCCATTAAGAGAGCCGTACGTTGCATACGTCCAAGGTGGACTAACATACACTCATGTAAAAATAGCTGTTTGTAGTGCTGTTGATTCTTTAATTGAGCAAAAGTTAATCTCAATAGATAGATAA
- a CDS encoding MerR family transcriptional regulator: protein MSDNIRRSMPLFPIGIVMQLTDLSARQIRYYEENELIFPARTESNRRLFSFNDVDKLLEIRNLIEQGVNLAGIKEIFLRKSTHSEEKEEQHKTVEKPDLSDAELRKLLKSELMQAGRFNRPTLRQGDMTRFFH from the coding sequence ATGAGTGATAATATACGACGCTCAATGCCCCTATTTCCTATCGGAATTGTTATGCAGCTCACAGATCTGTCTGCAAGACAAATTCGTTATTATGAAGAGAATGAACTTATTTTTCCAGCTCGAACGGAAAGCAATAGAAGATTGTTTTCGTTTAATGATGTTGACAAATTATTGGAGATTCGTAATTTAATTGAACAAGGTGTTAACTTGGCTGGAATTAAAGAAATTTTCTTGCGCAAAAGTACACATAGTGAAGAGAAAGAAGAGCAACATAAAACTGTTGAAAAACCTGATTTGAGTGATGCTGAATTACGTAAGCTCTTAAAATCTGAACTTATGCAGGCAGGACGCTTTAATCGACCAACATTAAGGCAAGGGGACATGACAAGGTTTTTTCATTGA
- the glnA gene encoding type I glutamate--ammonia ligase: MAKYSREDIVTLVKENNVKYIRLQFTDILGTIKNVEIPVSQLDKALDNKMMFDGSSIEGFVRIEESDMYLYPDLDTFVIFPWTAEKGKVARFICDIYNPDGTPFAGDPRNNLRRLLSEMEELGFSDFNLGPEPEFFLFKLDEKGEPTLELNDNGGYFDLAPTDLGENCRRDIVLELEEMGFEIEASHHEVAPGQHEIDFKYASAIKACDDIQTFKLVVKTIARKHGLHATFMPKPLFGVNGSGMHCNLSLFSKGENAFLDTNAELQLSETARQFIAGVIKHAPAFTAVTNPTVNSYKRLVPGYEAPCYVAWSAQNRSPLIRIPASRGLSTRVEVRSVDPAANPYLAMSVLLAAGLDGIKNKLQAPKPIDRNIYVMSKEERVENGIVDLPATLAQALDLLKADSTMKHALGEHLFEHFIEAKEIEWDMFRTQVHPWEREQYMSMY; this comes from the coding sequence GTGGCTAAATATTCAAGAGAAGATATCGTAACTTTAGTAAAAGAAAACAATGTAAAATATATCCGTCTACAATTCACAGATATTTTGGGAACTATTAAAAACGTAGAGATTCCTGTAAGTCAATTAGATAAAGCTTTAGATAATAAAATGATGTTCGATGGATCTTCAATTGAAGGTTTCGTTCGAATCGAAGAGTCTGATATGTACTTATATCCTGATCTTGATACATTCGTTATTTTCCCTTGGACAGCAGAAAAAGGAAAAGTTGCACGATTTATCTGTGATATTTATAATCCAGATGGCACTCCATTTGCTGGTGATCCTCGTAATAACCTAAGACGTCTTCTTTCTGAGATGGAAGAACTTGGATTTTCAGATTTCAATTTAGGGCCTGAGCCAGAATTCTTCTTATTTAAATTAGACGAAAAAGGCGAACCAACATTAGAATTAAACGATAATGGTGGATATTTCGACTTAGCACCAACTGACTTAGGTGAAAACTGCCGCCGTGATATCGTTCTAGAATTAGAAGAAATGGGATTTGAAATTGAGGCATCTCACCATGAGGTGGCGCCTGGTCAGCATGAAATTGATTTTAAATATGCTTCTGCAATTAAAGCATGTGACGATATTCAAACATTTAAATTAGTTGTTAAAACAATTGCACGCAAGCATGGATTACATGCTACATTTATGCCAAAACCATTGTTTGGTGTAAACGGATCTGGTATGCACTGTAACTTATCGTTATTTAGCAAAGGTGAGAATGCATTCTTAGATACGAACGCTGAACTGCAATTAAGTGAAACTGCTAGACAATTTATTGCTGGTGTAATCAAACATGCACCTGCATTTACAGCTGTAACAAACCCAACTGTAAACTCTTATAAACGACTAGTACCTGGTTATGAGGCACCGTGTTATGTGGCTTGGTCTGCACAAAACAGAAGTCCATTAATTCGTATCCCTGCTTCACGTGGGTTAAGTACACGTGTAGAAGTTCGTAGTGTTGACCCTGCAGCAAATCCATACCTAGCTATGAGTGTTCTTTTAGCTGCTGGTCTTGACGGTATTAAAAATAAGCTTCAAGCTCCAAAACCTATTGATCGTAACATTTATGTTATGTCAAAAGAAGAGCGTGTTGAAAATGGTATCGTAGACCTACCAGCAACACTAGCTCAAGCTCTAGACTTGTTAAAAGCAGATAGCACAATGAAGCATGCTTTAGGTGAACACTTATTTGAGCACTTTATTGAAGCGAAAGAAATAGAGTGGGATATGTTCCGTACGCAAGTACACCCATGGGAAAGAGAACAATACATGTCAATGTATTAA
- the lexA gene encoding transcriptional repressor LexA, which produces MTKLSKRQQDILTFIKDEVQKKGYPPSVREIGEAVGLASSSTVHGHLARLESKGLIRRDPTKPRAIEILEEEETLHIPKSNVINVPVIGKVTAGLPITAIENVEEYFPLPDRYISEDEHVFMLEIMGESMIEAGILDGDLVIVRQQQTANNGDIVVAMTEDDEATCKRFFKEKDYIRLQPENSTMEPIILRNVSILGKVIGVYRTVH; this is translated from the coding sequence ATGACGAAACTATCAAAAAGGCAACAAGATATATTAACTTTTATTAAAGATGAGGTCCAAAAAAAGGGGTATCCACCTTCAGTACGTGAAATTGGAGAAGCTGTTGGATTAGCTTCAAGCTCAACAGTACACGGTCATTTAGCTAGATTAGAGTCAAAAGGATTAATTAGAAGAGACCCCACGAAACCAAGAGCTATTGAAATACTAGAGGAAGAAGAGACTCTCCATATTCCAAAGAGCAATGTTATTAATGTTCCAGTAATAGGAAAAGTAACAGCAGGTCTTCCAATTACAGCTATTGAAAATGTAGAAGAGTACTTTCCGCTCCCAGATCGATATATATCAGAAGATGAACATGTTTTTATGCTAGAAATTATGGGTGAAAGTATGATAGAAGCTGGAATATTAGACGGTGATTTAGTAATCGTCCGACAACAGCAAACGGCTAACAATGGTGATATTGTTGTGGCTATGACCGAGGATGATGAGGCAACTTGTAAAAGATTTTTCAAAGAAAAAGACTATATTCGCTTACAGCCAGAAAATTCAACAATGGAACCTATTATTCTTCGAAATGTGAGTATACTAGGAAAAGTAATTGGAGTTTACCGCACGGTTCATTAA
- the yneA gene encoding cell division suppressor protein YneA produces the protein MKKESFTYVVSFFLVLFAITLAITYTGKSESLDKYHQVEIKEGDSLWSIADEFNEKSQISKQEFVKWVQDKNGIHTNVVKPGEFVFVPVEKEEIYQIEQIASK, from the coding sequence ATGAAAAAAGAATCTTTTACATATGTAGTATCATTTTTTCTAGTCCTTTTTGCAATAACACTAGCAATAACGTATACTGGTAAATCAGAAAGTTTGGATAAATATCATCAAGTAGAAATTAAAGAGGGTGACAGCCTCTGGTCAATTGCTGATGAGTTTAATGAAAAAAGCCAGATTTCAAAACAAGAGTTTGTAAAGTGGGTACAGGATAAAAACGGCATTCACACAAATGTTGTTAAGCCAGGTGAATTTGTTTTTGTACCTGTTGAAAAGGAAGAAATCTATCAAATAGAACAAATTGCTAGTAAGTAG
- a CDS encoding YneB family resolvase-like protein, with product MKAVVYCRVSTEKDSQDSSIDRQKEELLRLASLHNIEVIKIIEERHSGYDIDRDGMIEALSILKEKKASILLVQDDTRLGRGHAKIALLHEIRKMDAEIFTLNERGEPELSETDEMVLSILATVEEFQRKLINYKIKRGMNRAIENGYNPHENLKNVDKGGGREKIDLPIEEILKLRKKNLTFGEIASTLRGLGFRVSKATVHRRYQEYIDENNLQDLDK from the coding sequence ATGAAGGCAGTTGTTTATTGTAGAGTAAGTACAGAGAAGGATAGTCAAGATTCTTCTATTGATAGGCAAAAAGAGGAGCTATTAAGATTAGCTTCGCTACATAATATTGAAGTTATAAAGATAATAGAGGAAAGACATAGTGGATATGACATAGACCGTGACGGAATGATTGAAGCACTATCAATTTTAAAAGAAAAGAAGGCATCTATATTATTAGTTCAAGATGATACAAGATTAGGACGGGGTCACGCAAAAATAGCTCTTTTACATGAAATAAGAAAAATGGATGCTGAGATTTTTACTCTAAATGAGCGTGGAGAGCCTGAACTGTCCGAAACAGATGAAATGGTACTGAGTATTCTTGCAACTGTTGAAGAATTCCAACGGAAGCTTATTAATTATAAAATAAAAAGAGGCATGAATCGGGCAATAGAGAATGGCTACAATCCTCATGAAAATTTAAAGAACGTCGATAAGGGAGGCGGCCGTGAGAAGATTGATTTACCAATAGAAGAGATTCTTAAGCTAAGGAAGAAAAATCTAACTTTTGGAGAAATTGCTTCAACTCTTAGGGGATTAGGGTTTCGAGTTAGTAAGGCTACTGTACACAGAAGATATCAAGAATATATTGATGAAAATAATCTACAGGATCTTGATAAGTAA
- a CDS encoding DUF896 domain-containing protein, with product MLPKFKIDRINELSKKAKSVGLTDKEKQEQQSLRNEYLQVFRSSMKNTLKGVTVVDPNGNDVTPQKLKNERRKDLH from the coding sequence ATGTTACCGAAATTTAAAATCGATCGAATAAATGAATTATCCAAGAAAGCAAAGTCAGTAGGGCTAACTGATAAAGAAAAGCAAGAACAACAATCTCTTCGAAATGAGTATTTACAAGTGTTTCGGTCCTCTATGAAAAACACTTTAAAGGGAGTAACAGTTGTTGACCCGAATGGTAACGATGTAACGCCGCAAAAGCTGAAAAATGAGAGAAGGAAAGATCTACATTAA
- the sirA gene encoding sporulation inhibitor of replication protein SirA encodes MRHYYIYLIEEEFASHYFGRESKIYHLFQDFHWTIARSEHENTLEKQINYITKPIPMLFIHQLLGTHLAKRSDYQVFQNIHKIELKGNLGNATLIVKNRHLELTSDGSYEAETIFFEVLRKFDPCFLAMDLKGERYGWLNPIKERNFG; translated from the coding sequence GTGAGACACTATTATATATACTTAATAGAAGAAGAATTTGCAAGTCACTACTTTGGTCGTGAGTCTAAAATCTACCATCTGTTTCAAGATTTTCACTGGACAATTGCCCGATCTGAACATGAAAACACACTAGAGAAGCAAATTAATTATATAACTAAGCCCATTCCAATGTTATTTATTCATCAATTACTAGGAACTCATTTAGCAAAGCGTTCAGACTATCAAGTGTTCCAAAATATCCATAAAATCGAGTTAAAAGGAAATCTTGGTAATGCAACATTAATAGTGAAAAATCGTCATCTTGAGCTTACTTCTGATGGAAGTTATGAGGCGGAAACTATATTTTTTGAAGTGTTAAGAAAATTTGATCCTTGTTTTTTAGCAATGGACTTAAAAGGTGAAAGATATGGGTGGCTAAACCCAATAAAAGAAAGAAATTTTGGATAA
- a CDS encoding YneF family protein, with product MQLWVVILVGILALLAGVALGFFIARKYMMNYLKKNPPINEQMLKMMMMQMGQKPSQKKINQMMSQMNKMQK from the coding sequence ATGCAATTATGGGTTGTTATTCTAGTAGGCATTCTAGCTTTACTTGCTGGGGTTGCACTAGGATTTTTCATTGCGCGTAAATATATGATGAATTACCTGAAGAAAAATCCACCAATTAACGAACAAATGCTGAAAATGATGATGATGCAAATGGGACAAAAACCATCCCAAAAGAAAATCAATCAAATGATGTCACAGATGAATAAGATGCAAAAGTAA
- a CDS encoding MepB family protein, with the protein MNNFFTALTYINKMIYKSNHLIVKSVQEEKQNSKYGAGTFQLSSKTVRFRVANITPTKIGQFVALWEKDEDNKNQPYSYDEAPDLLVITTFKNENEFGQFIFPKEILLKQNILRSASTKGKMAIRVYPSWDSPSSIQAMKTQNWQLPYFADMCNPNKLPLEKIMELYSL; encoded by the coding sequence ATGAATAATTTTTTTACAGCATTAACTTATATAAATAAAATGATTTATAAGTCGAATCACTTAATTGTAAAGTCAGTTCAAGAAGAAAAGCAAAATTCAAAGTATGGTGCTGGTACATTTCAATTATCTTCTAAAACAGTTCGATTCAGAGTTGCGAATATAACTCCTACCAAAATAGGGCAGTTTGTTGCATTATGGGAAAAAGACGAAGATAATAAAAATCAACCCTACTCATATGACGAAGCCCCTGATTTATTAGTTATAACTACCTTTAAAAATGAAAATGAGTTTGGGCAATTTATTTTCCCAAAAGAAATTCTTTTAAAACAGAACATTCTTAGATCTGCTTCAACAAAGGGGAAAATGGCAATAAGAGTATATCCTAGCTGGGATAGTCCGAGTAGTATACAAGCGATGAAAACTCAAAATTGGCAGCTTCCCTATTTTGCTGATATGTGTAATCCGAATAAATTACCCTTAGAAAAAATAATGGAACTGTATTCTCTTTAA
- a CDS encoding DUF6980 family protein — MDYHANFECEIHENPFECPDKIIIFDERNNEYGLIIHDGGASSISIDFYPWCGSKLKN, encoded by the coding sequence ATGGATTACCATGCAAATTTTGAGTGTGAAATACATGAGAATCCGTTTGAGTGTCCTGACAAAATAATCATTTTTGATGAACGGAATAATGAATACGGTTTAATAATACATGATGGTGGAGCTTCGAGTATCAGCATCGACTTTTATCCTTGGTGTGGTTCAAAACTTAAAAATTAA
- a CDS encoding GNAT family N-acetyltransferase, which translates to MQPILKVMKSDLEIMATFSAFKQLRPHLTEEKFLGKIRRLQENYGFNLVAIIENDEVKAAAGYRITESLAWGNYFYVDDLITDETSRRKGYAKILWDWLISQAKGNDCEQFHLDSGVHRHDAHRFYLKGGLDITCHHFQMSL; encoded by the coding sequence ATGCAACCAATTTTAAAAGTAATGAAATCTGATTTAGAAATAATGGCTACCTTTAGTGCTTTCAAACAACTACGTCCGCATTTAACAGAAGAAAAATTTTTAGGGAAAATTAGACGATTGCAAGAAAATTACGGTTTTAATTTAGTTGCAATCATTGAAAACGATGAAGTTAAAGCAGCCGCTGGATATAGGATTACTGAATCTCTAGCTTGGGGAAATTATTTTTATGTAGATGATTTAATTACGGATGAAACAAGCCGTCGAAAAGGATATGCGAAAATCCTATGGGATTGGCTAATAAGCCAAGCAAAGGGAAATGATTGTGAACAATTTCATCTAGATTCTGGTGTACATAGACACGATGCACATAGATTTTACCTTAAAGGTGGATTAGATATTACTTGTCATCATTTTCAAATGTCTCTTTAA